The Lycium ferocissimum isolate CSIRO_LF1 chromosome 1, AGI_CSIRO_Lferr_CH_V1, whole genome shotgun sequence genome includes a region encoding these proteins:
- the LOC132053536 gene encoding uncharacterized protein LOC132053536, which produces MVSGGHHHPADFLLIKQDDKFFSRLLSKESSAKGESSFRYYYCGGSSGSIPFVWESQPGTPKHKLSDTLVPPLTPPPSYQTKDHLKSLKKQSKSNFFLSIFPKISSKRITVSPSLTSPSVSSSCSSSFSLSSVSITAYSNRRNYRSRSEIEEYDQEKLQLPASPNSTLCFGCGIGNSKRFRVNNPAKKNVKKTFSSFLGN; this is translated from the coding sequence atggtgagtGGTGGTCATCATCATCCAGCAGATTTCCTACTAATCAAACAAGATGACAAGTTTTTCTCAAGGCTTTTATCTAAGGAAAGTAGTGCAAAAGGTGAGTCTTCTTTCAGGTACTACTATTGTGGAGGATCATCAGGTTCAATTCCATTTGTTTGGGAATCTCAACCAGGTACACCTAAACATAAACTTTCAGACACTTTAGTTCCACCACTTACTCCTCCACCTTCTTATCAAACTAAAGACCACTTGAAATCCTTGAAAAAACAATCAAAATCCAATTTTttcctctccattttccccaagatTTCATCCAAAAGAATTACTGTTTCACCTTCACTTACTTCCCCTTCTGTTTCATCATCTTGTTCGTCGTCGTTCTCATTGTCTTCTGTCTCAATTACTGCTTATTCTAATCGAAGAAACTATCGTTCAAGATCAGAAATTGAAGAGTATGATCAAGAGAAACTGCAGCTTCCTGCTTCACCAAATTCAACACTTTGTTTTGGGTGTGGAATAGGGAATTCTAAGCGTTTTCGAGTCAATAATCCAGCGAAAAAGAATGTGAAGAAGACATTTTCGTCATTTCTTGGTAATTAA